The following proteins come from a genomic window of Verrucomicrobiota bacterium:
- a CDS encoding right-handed parallel beta-helix repeat-containing protein, translated as MTTRIVLTVLTTLLLTPLVGLPTAVAADLFVATNGADTHPGTLQQPFQTVQKAASVAVAGDTVHIRAGIYREMVIPANSGTGNAPITFQPYQSEVVTLSGADLIQPGDWVVYSNHIYSAPMSWSLESSNQVFLDGQMLIEARFPNTTLDVSRPVKLLAEAGSHSGAKPKAIATINHPELKQPANYWVGATINVALGKVWVAETATILSNAPGWVSFLTSGEAYYLPNKGNPFFLFGKFTELDAPGEWFYRDDAQRLYLWTPQSDHPAAHQVEAKRRQFAFDLRGRTHINVRGLRLFGCSINTDADSSHILLDSLEVKYVSHWTRQVRWRTGTWDSGIILAGTHCTIQNSTIAYSAGNGVALKGSYNTASNNVIHDVDYSGNAGAGINTGKSLGNVIANNSIYDSGHRLIDIGGLEAGYVHHNEVWHGGIQMTDFGGIYTVATDGKGTRICYNVVRDCDGTSNGLKQRNNSKGIYIDNGASNYVLDHNVTWNVDNGIILNSRPDHPEEVNRNVIILNNTLQGGRSYGWRENSNPGGLIANNIFLAGDFIHPAAKASNNLTAKTDPKLVNPAGHDYRLQPGSSAIDAGLKYPPYTDGFTGNAPDLGAYEQGVPAWKAGANR; from the coding sequence ATGACAACACGAATCGTGTTAACCGTTCTTACCACTCTGTTGCTGACGCCTCTGGTCGGGCTGCCGACCGCGGTTGCGGCAGACTTGTTCGTTGCTACGAACGGTGCGGATACTCATCCGGGTACGCTGCAGCAACCGTTCCAGACCGTTCAAAAAGCCGCCAGCGTGGCTGTGGCGGGAGACACGGTGCATATTCGCGCCGGCATCTATCGCGAAATGGTGATTCCCGCCAACTCCGGAACCGGCAACGCGCCGATCACCTTTCAACCGTATCAATCCGAAGTTGTCACACTCAGCGGCGCCGACCTGATTCAACCCGGTGACTGGGTTGTGTATAGCAACCACATTTACAGTGCCCCGATGAGTTGGAGCTTGGAATCCAGCAACCAGGTTTTTCTGGATGGCCAGATGCTTATCGAGGCGCGTTTTCCCAATACCACGCTTGATGTTTCCCGCCCGGTCAAACTCCTGGCTGAGGCCGGTTCTCACAGCGGCGCCAAGCCCAAGGCGATTGCCACCATCAACCATCCGGAGCTGAAGCAACCGGCGAATTATTGGGTGGGAGCCACCATCAATGTGGCCTTGGGGAAAGTCTGGGTGGCCGAGACCGCAACCATCCTCAGCAATGCGCCCGGTTGGGTCAGTTTCCTTACGAGTGGTGAAGCCTATTATCTCCCGAATAAGGGGAACCCGTTTTTCCTGTTTGGGAAATTCACGGAACTGGACGCTCCGGGGGAGTGGTTTTACCGGGACGACGCGCAACGGCTTTATCTTTGGACGCCCCAGAGCGATCATCCTGCAGCGCATCAGGTGGAAGCGAAGCGGCGGCAGTTTGCCTTTGACTTGCGCGGACGCACCCATATCAACGTGCGGGGGCTTCGGTTGTTCGGGTGCAGTATTAATACCGATGCGGACAGTTCCCATATTCTGCTGGATTCCCTCGAAGTAAAATACGTTTCCCATTGGACCCGGCAAGTTCGCTGGCGGACCGGCACCTGGGATTCAGGCATCATTCTTGCGGGAACGCATTGCACGATCCAGAACAGCACCATTGCCTATAGCGCCGGCAATGGCGTGGCCTTGAAGGGCAGCTACAACACTGCTTCCAACAACGTCATCCACGACGTGGATTATTCGGGCAATGCCGGGGCCGGGATCAATACCGGCAAATCATTGGGCAACGTCATCGCCAACAACAGCATCTATGATAGTGGTCATCGGTTGATTGACATTGGGGGACTCGAAGCGGGTTATGTGCATCACAACGAGGTCTGGCACGGCGGAATCCAAATGACCGATTTTGGCGGCATCTACACCGTCGCGACTGACGGGAAGGGCACGCGGATTTGCTACAACGTGGTTCGCGACTGCGATGGCACGAGCAATGGCCTGAAGCAACGCAATAATTCCAAAGGCATCTACATTGACAATGGCGCATCCAATTACGTTCTGGACCATAATGTCACTTGGAACGTGGACAATGGCATCATTTTGAATTCCCGGCCCGATCATCCCGAAGAAGTGAACCGGAACGTCATCATTCTGAACAATACGCTTCAAGGTGGGCGGAGCTATGGCTGGCGCGAAAATTCCAATCCCGGCGGGTTGATCGCCAATAACATTTTCCTGGCCGGCGATTTCATTCATCCCGCCGCGAAGGCATCCAATAATTTAACAGCCAAAACTGACCCGAAGCTGGTGAATCCCGCCGGTCATGATTACCGGTTGCAGCCCGGGTCGTCGGCGATAGATGCCGGGCTGAAATATCCGCCCTACACGGATGGCTTTACCGGCAATGCGCCCGATTTGGGAGCGTATGAACAGGGAGTGCCCGCATGGAAAGCCGGAGCGAATCGATAG
- a CDS encoding alpha-L-fucosidase produces MKIKHALKSGTTLIAIMLLMACAIAANAAEKSKPTMDGTSADMWGDGKTTGTNLVRGAWLKESRFAMFIHWGLYSELGGKWNDKTYYGIAEWIMNRAKIPAAEYEKVAGRFNPTAFEANEWVKLAKAAGMRHIMITAKHHEGFAMFKSAASPYNIVDATPFKRDPMKELAEACRAGGLRLGFYYSQTADWHERDAMGNTWDWPKEGRDFQRYLKTKAIPQIEELLRGYGPIAGVWFDTPGPITPEESKMLVDLVHQLQPQCLVNSRIGNNLGDYDTLGDQEIPRLPRPGLWETPDTHNDTWAYAWYDRNWKSPREIAERLVRVVSRGGTYMLNVGPDGTGRIPEQSARILREVGQWVHAHEEAIHGADPTPFGPLAWGECTMRGNTLFLHVIKWPADGRLVVPGLKTRVKNARLDGSGKLTVKTTTDAVVIALPTKRPETLIPVVTLELAGPAEASREAFLLNGCRYTLEIGVAALAGCKQTDVRWMEKFGDWKHAECVAGWQGADSAATWGFRTVEPGSFYLDVEYTCPAEDDYSEWRVRSGDANLTFPLIDTGERPKRAAFGGALPRFRTYRVGVLDFPKAGAQQLSFGPTGLEGKGIRVSSLTLTPVE; encoded by the coding sequence ATGAAAATAAAGCATGCCCTAAAGTCCGGTACTACACTGATTGCCATCATGTTGCTTATGGCCTGTGCCATCGCCGCTAACGCCGCCGAAAAATCCAAACCCACCATGGACGGCACTTCCGCCGACATGTGGGGCGATGGCAAAACGACCGGGACCAATTTGGTTCGCGGCGCGTGGCTGAAGGAATCGCGGTTCGCGATGTTCATCCACTGGGGGCTGTATTCCGAGCTGGGCGGCAAGTGGAACGACAAGACTTATTACGGTATCGCCGAGTGGATCATGAACCGGGCCAAAATTCCCGCTGCCGAGTATGAGAAGGTGGCCGGGCGCTTCAATCCCACCGCCTTCGAGGCAAACGAGTGGGTGAAGCTGGCCAAGGCGGCTGGCATGCGTCATATCATGATCACCGCCAAACACCACGAAGGGTTCGCCATGTTCAAGTCGGCTGCCAGTCCCTATAATATTGTGGATGCCACCCCCTTTAAGCGCGATCCCATGAAAGAACTCGCCGAGGCCTGTCGGGCCGGGGGATTGCGGCTCGGATTCTACTACTCCCAAACCGCCGACTGGCACGAGCGCGACGCGATGGGCAACACATGGGATTGGCCCAAGGAGGGACGCGATTTCCAGCGTTACCTCAAGACCAAAGCCATCCCGCAGATCGAGGAATTGCTGCGCGGTTACGGCCCGATCGCGGGCGTCTGGTTTGACACTCCGGGGCCGATTACGCCGGAGGAGTCAAAGATGCTGGTGGACCTTGTACACCAACTTCAGCCCCAATGCCTCGTGAATAGCCGTATCGGCAACAACCTGGGCGACTATGACACGCTGGGTGACCAGGAAATCCCGCGTCTGCCCCGGCCCGGCCTTTGGGAAACACCGGATACTCACAACGACACCTGGGCCTATGCCTGGTATGATCGCAATTGGAAGAGCCCGCGCGAGATCGCCGAGCGCCTGGTGCGCGTGGTCAGCCGGGGTGGCACCTACATGCTCAACGTCGGCCCCGACGGCACTGGCCGCATTCCGGAACAGTCGGCGCGCATTCTGCGCGAGGTGGGCCAATGGGTTCACGCGCATGAGGAGGCTATCCATGGCGCGGACCCGACGCCATTTGGCCCGCTGGCGTGGGGCGAATGCACGATGCGCGGGAATACCCTGTTTCTGCATGTGATCAAGTGGCCGGCTGATGGCCGGCTTGTCGTTCCCGGACTCAAGACCAGGGTGAAAAACGCACGGCTGGATGGCAGCGGAAAATTGACCGTGAAAACCACTACGGATGCCGTGGTGATCGCACTGCCCACCAAACGGCCCGAAACCCTTATCCCGGTCGTGACGCTGGAACTGGCGGGACCGGCGGAAGCGAGCCGCGAAGCGTTTTTGCTCAACGGCTGCCGTTATACGTTGGAAATCGGCGTGGCCGCGCTGGCAGGTTGCAAGCAGACGGATGTGCGTTGGATGGAGAAGTTTGGCGATTGGAAACACGCCGAGTGTGTCGCCGGTTGGCAGGGGGCGGACAGCGCGGCCACTTGGGGGTTCCGCACCGTTGAGCCAGGTTCCTTTTATCTCGACGTGGAATATACCTGTCCCGCCGAGGATGATTACTCCGAATGGCGTGTACGCAGCGGGGATGCCAACCTGACCTTTCCGCTGATTGACACCGGCGAGCGTCCCAAGCGCGCGGCGTTTGGCGGGGCATTGCCGCGGTTCCGGACCTACCGGGTCGGTGTGCTCGATTTTCCCAAAGCCGGTGCGCAGCAACTCAGCTTCGGTCCCACCGGGCTGGAAGGAAAAGGCATCCGGGTTTCGTCGCTCACCCTGACGCCGGTGGAGTAA
- a CDS encoding right-handed parallel beta-helix repeat-containing protein — protein sequence MRKVPIFSLTALLLAPMVVRAGDITPVQRSIPARQQGSTLFNPAEPYDVNLPVYPVTYSEEQQQAQRAAGLALVKEVNEAMRSRKPEYRAKPGIYRLPKGVNFVTRDIDRFALHLPDCELILEPVPDRHLFSFGRAKSFTLTGPLKVDYDPLPESQGRIVAADFATKRVTVAVRPGYHALTPKISDKKSSDKTREEERFYTYSPSGVWLPNMSWSGFSWNDAVLAADGRTVTFTAGKGVASKLWEELYQSNNLVSLGMAGCGVLFCIWPDQLGELTVQDLDFYGGGFGWGNATGETTLTRVRGLRRPGTNRLQGGGGWQSGKREGRVTLDSCEFRTTYDDILDLSSGSMDMVWQQAGPRQLVIWSADSHHYEQDKAGDAFIFYDKSFIPVTDAKLLLAERIPNEQAKPWVQPAAELVRTKLHFKDHTGGRAFWRLTLDKDLTLEPGTLVEDLANRQMEVVMRNCVWYDCGVRAMIQSGRRIEITNNTFVRVASGLWVSTDAWWWQGETVHNVVIANNLFVDCSYGSLWGSGNAAITVHNGIKPIASFPGRYPNSDIVIRDNRIEGSSSGGIMVQNSDHVQITGNECRRLFQRKTHAAAIAVSGSAHVTITGNRIQDCPASAIKADWVDGLECSANTASHLGTAGKRAVMVDLDHVRQGQVQGNTADQSQLDAVVRLMNCSDLKSDRNAASDSPATPAVKDEMLNW from the coding sequence ATGCGCAAAGTCCCTATCTTCTCACTCACCGCCTTGTTGCTGGCGCCGATGGTCGTGCGAGCTGGCGATATCACCCCGGTGCAACGGTCTATCCCTGCCAGACAGCAGGGATCAACCCTCTTCAATCCCGCTGAACCCTATGACGTGAATTTGCCGGTCTATCCGGTAACCTACAGCGAAGAGCAACAGCAGGCTCAACGCGCCGCAGGCCTCGCCCTGGTCAAGGAGGTCAACGAAGCCATGCGCAGCAGGAAGCCGGAGTACCGTGCCAAACCGGGAATCTACCGTCTGCCCAAGGGGGTCAACTTCGTGACCCGTGACATTGACCGATTCGCCCTGCATCTGCCGGATTGCGAACTCATCCTGGAGCCCGTCCCCGACCGGCACCTGTTCTCCTTTGGCCGGGCCAAGTCTTTTACCCTCACCGGACCGCTCAAGGTGGATTATGATCCCCTGCCGGAATCCCAGGGCCGAATTGTCGCCGCAGATTTCGCTACCAAGCGGGTGACGGTGGCGGTTCGGCCCGGCTACCATGCGCTCACTCCAAAAATCAGTGATAAAAAGAGCAGCGATAAGACCCGGGAAGAAGAACGCTTCTACACTTACAGTCCCTCGGGTGTCTGGCTGCCTAATATGTCCTGGTCCGGTTTCTCCTGGAACGATGCTGTCCTAGCAGCCGATGGTCGCACGGTGACATTCACCGCCGGGAAAGGCGTTGCCAGCAAGCTTTGGGAAGAACTCTACCAGTCCAACAACCTGGTCTCACTGGGCATGGCCGGTTGCGGCGTGCTGTTTTGCATCTGGCCCGATCAACTCGGCGAACTTACCGTCCAGGATCTGGATTTCTACGGCGGAGGTTTCGGCTGGGGCAATGCCACCGGCGAGACCACCCTGACGCGCGTCCGCGGCCTGCGGCGACCAGGGACCAACCGGCTCCAGGGCGGTGGCGGCTGGCAATCGGGCAAGCGCGAAGGCCGGGTGACACTGGATAGTTGCGAATTCCGCACCACCTATGACGATATCCTCGACCTCTCTTCCGGCAGTATGGATATGGTGTGGCAGCAGGCAGGTCCGCGCCAACTGGTCATCTGGAGCGCAGATTCCCATCATTACGAACAGGACAAAGCGGGGGACGCCTTCATCTTTTACGATAAAAGTTTTATCCCCGTCACCGACGCGAAGCTGCTGTTGGCCGAGCGTATTCCCAATGAACAGGCCAAGCCCTGGGTGCAACCGGCGGCGGAACTCGTCCGTACCAAGCTCCATTTCAAAGATCACACGGGTGGTCGTGCTTTCTGGCGTCTGACCTTGGACAAGGATCTCACCCTGGAACCGGGCACGTTGGTGGAGGACCTCGCCAATCGTCAGATGGAGGTCGTGATGCGCAATTGCGTCTGGTACGATTGCGGGGTGCGGGCGATGATCCAGAGCGGACGCAGGATCGAGATCACCAATAACACCTTCGTTCGGGTCGCCAGTGGGCTATGGGTTTCCACCGACGCCTGGTGGTGGCAGGGTGAGACGGTCCACAACGTTGTTATCGCCAACAACCTGTTCGTTGATTGCAGCTACGGATCATTATGGGGTTCGGGAAATGCCGCCATCACCGTCCACAACGGCATCAAGCCCATCGCCTCCTTCCCTGGCCGTTATCCCAATAGCGACATCGTCATCCGCGACAACCGTATCGAGGGCTCCAGTTCCGGTGGCATTATGGTGCAGAACAGCGATCACGTGCAGATTACCGGCAACGAATGCCGCCGGCTGTTCCAGCGCAAAACCCACGCTGCGGCCATCGCCGTCTCAGGCAGTGCGCATGTGACGATCACTGGCAACCGCATCCAGGATTGCCCTGCATCCGCCATCAAGGCGGACTGGGTGGATGGCCTTGAGTGCAGCGCCAATACCGCCAGCCATCTGGGAACTGCTGGAAAGCGTGCCGTCATGGTGGACCTTGATCATGTTCGCCAGGGCCAAGTTCAAGGCAACACCGCCGACCAGTCCCAGCTCGACGCCGTGGTTCGTCTGATGAATTGCAGCGATTTGAAATCGGACCGTAATGCGGCTAGCGATTCTCCGGCTACACCGGCCGTTAAGGACGAAATGCTGAATTGGTAG
- a CDS encoding NPCBM/NEW2 domain-containing protein, whose translation MNLNPITKLTLAVLALAFSVSASEIAVSKLDLSKAVQGNWKAQVNKSTVKNKPITLGGVAYTNGIGPKGPQRVRDLWRQKDLGKQAEGFSADVPRHGCMMIRVFPEK comes from the coding sequence ATGAACTTGAACCCAATTACCAAACTAACCCTCGCCGTCCTGGCCCTGGCTTTCTCGGTCTCAGCCAGCGAGATTGCGGTGTCCAAACTCGACCTCAGCAAAGCCGTCCAAGGCAACTGGAAGGCACAAGTCAATAAGTCCACGGTCAAAAACAAGCCGATCACCCTTGGCGGTGTTGCCTACACCAACGGGATTGGTCCGAAAGGGCCACAAAGGGTTCGCGACTTGTGGCGTCAAAAAGACCTTGGCAAGCAGGCAGAAGGGTTCTCAGCCGATGTTCCGCGCCATGGCTGCATGATGATTCGCGTGTTTCCCGAGAAATGA
- a CDS encoding SGNH/GDSL hydrolase family protein, with protein sequence MNNVMQFTRTLMLLVPLVVVRAAEPITAFAPGARILFQGDSITDGNRGRSADPNHILGHGYAFLIAAKFGAAFPEAKLEFFNRGISGNTVLDLEKRWQKDTLDLKPDVLSILIGVNDKGRGVPLDQYEQTYDKLLTDAKAENPKLKLVLCEPFIVNHRATTPQHGSPNAELVKYQEIVARLAKKHGAARVQFQAALDRATERAPAAHWIWDDVHPTYSGHQILADEWERAVRDFWK encoded by the coding sequence ATGAACAACGTGATGCAATTTACCCGTACCCTCATGCTGCTGGTGCCACTGGTTGTCGTTCGTGCCGCCGAACCAATCACCGCCTTCGCTCCCGGCGCACGCATTCTTTTTCAGGGGGATTCGATCACCGATGGAAATCGTGGACGTAGCGCTGACCCGAATCACATCCTCGGCCACGGCTACGCATTTCTCATCGCGGCGAAATTCGGCGCGGCATTTCCCGAGGCGAAGCTGGAGTTTTTCAATCGTGGCATCAGCGGCAACACCGTGCTCGATTTGGAAAAGCGCTGGCAGAAAGACACGCTCGACCTGAAGCCCGACGTGCTCAGCATTCTCATCGGCGTGAATGACAAGGGCCGCGGCGTCCCGCTCGACCAATACGAACAGACCTACGACAAGCTACTCACCGACGCGAAGGCCGAGAACCCGAAGCTCAAGCTCGTGCTCTGCGAGCCGTTCATCGTCAATCACCGCGCAACCACACCACAACATGGTTCGCCGAATGCTGAACTCGTCAAGTATCAGGAAATCGTGGCGCGCCTGGCGAAGAAACACGGCGCGGCGCGCGTGCAGTTCCAGGCCGCGCTCGACCGCGCCACTGAACGCGCGCCCGCCGCTCATTGGATTTGGGACGACGTCCACCCGACCTACTCGGGCCATCAGATCCTCGCGGACGAATGGGAGCGCGCGGTCCGTGACTTTTGGAAATGA